Proteins from one Streptomyces sp. NBC_00289 genomic window:
- a CDS encoding FAD-dependent monooxygenase — translation MDPVIVVGAGPVGLTLALALARQEVPCVVLDEGPGKDEPRPARTVVLREDTAALVERLTGVSLAEAGSRWAGWRSMRRKQVMREITFDVTDPGAPHTDPVTSPHTDPAPLHIAQHVLTGILRGALAAERLVKVAVNSRLDAVEQEPSGVTAHTRGPNGTWWRGSYLVGCDGPRSTVRKLQDIRFPGRTAVERHAVAALRTELPWPGEALLHRMPPWRTAGPSAGEVTGRPLPDGVWRLDWLLPPGKDLVTPELLVSRIRETLAGWSGGTTPPYELLDTGVHTVHHRLARRWRVGRVFLAGDAAHLLGALGTQGLDEGLRDADNLAWKLALTWHHGPHEALLDSYQAERRAIVAGRLRAADQALPVLRGSGGPLSYVRGSAKGNDALFADGHLGRGVLGTPGAYADSPLAPQDLEGETPVDTLPGAPVTDVRVTAEDGSFVPLRDRLGRGALLVVLIAPGTGVWERKHWVTAGIMPRLAAAVTALPHPAELLVAETYPGAAPHTVLLVRPDGHLVTALTGVRPADLYAAAEATLGGPAMTGAEATAGSH, via the coding sequence GTGGACCCGGTGATCGTCGTCGGGGCGGGGCCCGTCGGGCTCACGCTCGCCCTCGCGCTGGCACGCCAGGAGGTGCCGTGCGTCGTCCTCGACGAGGGCCCGGGCAAGGACGAACCCCGCCCGGCCCGAACCGTCGTCCTGCGCGAGGACACCGCCGCCCTCGTCGAGCGGCTGACGGGCGTGTCACTCGCGGAGGCCGGCTCCCGCTGGGCCGGATGGCGGTCGATGCGCCGCAAACAGGTGATGCGCGAGATCACGTTCGACGTCACGGACCCGGGCGCACCGCACACCGACCCCGTCACCTCCCCGCACACCGACCCCGCGCCCCTGCACATCGCCCAGCACGTGCTGACCGGGATCCTGCGCGGGGCGCTGGCCGCCGAGCGGCTCGTCAAGGTCGCCGTGAACAGCCGGCTCGACGCGGTCGAGCAGGAGCCCTCGGGCGTCACCGCCCACACCCGCGGCCCCAACGGCACCTGGTGGCGCGGTAGTTATCTGGTCGGCTGCGACGGCCCGCGCTCGACCGTGCGCAAGCTCCAGGACATCCGCTTCCCGGGCCGTACGGCGGTGGAGCGCCACGCCGTCGCCGCCCTGCGCACGGAGCTCCCCTGGCCCGGCGAGGCCTTGCTCCACCGGATGCCGCCGTGGCGGACAGCAGGCCCGTCGGCCGGGGAGGTCACCGGGCGCCCGCTGCCCGACGGCGTGTGGCGCCTGGACTGGCTGCTGCCGCCGGGCAAGGACCTGGTCACGCCCGAGCTGCTGGTGTCCCGCATCCGGGAGACGCTGGCGGGCTGGAGCGGGGGGACCACACCGCCGTACGAACTCCTCGACACCGGCGTGCACACCGTGCACCACCGGCTGGCCCGGCGCTGGCGCGTGGGCCGGGTCTTTCTGGCCGGGGACGCGGCCCATCTGCTCGGTGCGCTCGGCACCCAGGGGCTCGACGAAGGGCTGCGGGACGCCGACAACCTCGCCTGGAAACTGGCCCTGACCTGGCACCACGGGCCGCACGAGGCACTCCTCGACAGTTACCAGGCGGAGCGCCGCGCGATCGTCGCCGGGCGGCTGCGCGCCGCCGACCAGGCGCTGCCCGTGCTGCGGGGCAGTGGAGGCCCCCTGTCGTACGTCCGCGGCTCCGCCAAGGGCAACGACGCGCTGTTCGCGGACGGTCACCTGGGGCGCGGCGTCCTGGGCACGCCGGGGGCGTACGCCGACTCGCCGCTCGCACCCCAAGACCTCGAGGGTGAGACCCCCGTGGACACCCTGCCCGGCGCCCCGGTCACGGACGTGCGGGTCACGGCGGAGGACGGCTCCTTCGTACCGCTGCGGGACCGGCTCGGCCGCGGCGCGCTGCTCGTGGTGCTGATCGCGCCGGGCACCGGCGTGTGGGAGCGCAAGCACTGGGTGACCGCCGGCATCATGCCCCGGCTCGCGGCAGCCGTCACAGCCCTGCCGCACCCCGCCGAACTGCTGGTCGCCGAGACCTACCCCGGAGCCGCCCCGCACACCGTCCTGCTCGTCCGGCCCGACGGTCACCTCGTCACGGCGCTCACCGGCGTACGCCCGGCCGATCTGTACGCGGCGGCGGAGGCCACCCTCGGCGGACCGGCCATGACCGGGGCGGAGGCTACCGCCGGTTCCCACTGA
- a CDS encoding putative leader peptide — protein MRLWRRVHMDLVRYAGCVCRPSC, from the coding sequence GTGCGCCTGTGGCGGAGGGTCCATATGGACCTCGTCCGCTATGCGGGCTGCGTGTGTCGCCCGTCCTGCTGA
- a CDS encoding cysteine dioxygenase yields MSSSPAVSVAVSAPTQADLLDFVRRTAADTELVSSLPLDPEGRTWVRLEGPGGSEAWLIGWPPGTGTGWHDHAESVGAFITATGELKENSLAARLPADGWKTLELSDGVDRERRLPPGKGRAFGRHHVHEVLNESPDRHAVSVHAYYPPLPQIRRYSRSGPILRLEQVERPEDWQ; encoded by the coding sequence GTGTCTTCATCCCCCGCTGTGTCCGTCGCGGTTTCCGCGCCGACCCAGGCCGACCTCCTCGACTTCGTACGGCGTACGGCCGCCGACACCGAACTCGTCTCCTCACTCCCGCTCGACCCCGAGGGCCGCACCTGGGTACGGCTGGAGGGGCCCGGCGGCAGCGAGGCCTGGCTGATCGGCTGGCCCCCCGGCACGGGCACCGGCTGGCACGACCACGCCGAGTCGGTCGGCGCCTTCATCACCGCGACGGGTGAGCTCAAGGAGAACTCGCTCGCCGCCCGGCTGCCCGCCGACGGCTGGAAGACCCTGGAGCTCAGCGACGGCGTGGACCGCGAACGCCGACTGCCGCCCGGCAAGGGGCGCGCCTTCGGCCGGCACCACGTGCACGAGGTGCTCAACGAGTCCCCCGACCGCCACGCCGTCTCCGTCCACGCCTACTACCCACCCCTGCCGCAGATCCGCCGCTACAGCCGCAGCGGCCCGATCCTGCGCCTGGAGCAGGTCGAACGCCCGGAGGACTGGCAGTGA
- a CDS encoding rhodanese-like domain-containing protein, translated as MAASGVGEPPSGIDDLLDRVRAGYERIEPGEAYAAAQRGEALLVDIRYAALRERDGLVPGALVVERNELEWRLDPRGSHRAPEATSHDLRVVVICNEGYASSLAAASLHQLGLHRATDLVGGFQAWKAAGLPVAS; from the coding sequence GTGGCGGCGAGCGGCGTGGGCGAACCGCCGTCGGGGATCGACGACTTGCTGGACCGGGTGCGCGCGGGCTACGAGCGGATCGAGCCGGGGGAGGCGTACGCGGCCGCTCAGCGCGGTGAGGCGCTCCTCGTCGACATCCGCTACGCGGCCCTGCGTGAGCGCGACGGCCTCGTTCCCGGCGCCCTCGTCGTCGAGCGCAACGAGCTGGAATGGCGCCTCGACCCGCGGGGCAGCCACCGCGCTCCCGAGGCGACGAGCCACGACCTGCGCGTCGTCGTGATCTGCAACGAGGGATACGCCTCCAGCCTCGCCGCCGCGTCCCTGCACCAGTTGGGGCTGCATCGGGCCACCGACCTGGTCGGCGGCTTCCAGGCGTGGAAGGCGGCGGGGCTGCCGGTGGCGTCGTAG
- the recX gene encoding recombination regulator RecX encodes MTRRTDWAEYTAYPGAPQERGSEERGGFARDGGGGPDGGSSRGEAADRRPEEDAGRHHGDEASGLYPEEGAGSGDRLRGDRRSRGEGGPRGGRGRRRRDFGEPSGEDGGPSSSSRAEKGEPPGDPVERARAICLRLLTGTPRTRKQLADALRKREIPEDAAEEVLSRFEEVGLINDGAFAEAWVESRHHGRGLARRALAQELRTKGVDSTLIDVAVSQLDSEQEEATARELVARKLRSTRGLDRDKRLRRLAGMLARKGYSEGLALRVVRQALEQEGEDTEHLGDGGF; translated from the coding sequence GTGACACGGCGAACCGACTGGGCCGAGTACACCGCCTACCCGGGTGCCCCGCAGGAGCGGGGGAGCGAAGAGCGCGGGGGCTTCGCCCGGGACGGCGGCGGTGGGCCCGACGGCGGCTCGAGCCGCGGTGAAGCGGCGGACCGCCGCCCGGAGGAAGACGCCGGACGGCACCACGGTGACGAAGCCTCCGGCCTGTACCCCGAGGAGGGGGCGGGCAGTGGCGATCGGCTCCGTGGGGACCGTAGGTCACGCGGCGAGGGCGGCCCACGTGGTGGGCGGGGGCGTCGGCGACGTGACTTCGGGGAACCGTCCGGTGAGGACGGAGGCCCCTCCTCCTCGTCGAGGGCCGAGAAGGGGGAGCCCCCAGGGGACCCGGTCGAGCGGGCACGGGCGATCTGCCTGCGCCTGCTCACCGGGACCCCGCGCACGCGGAAGCAACTCGCGGACGCGCTGCGCAAGCGGGAGATTCCGGAGGACGCGGCCGAAGAAGTGCTGTCGCGGTTCGAGGAGGTCGGCCTGATCAACGACGGGGCCTTCGCGGAAGCCTGGGTGGAGTCCCGGCACCACGGCCGGGGACTGGCCAGGCGCGCGCTGGCACAGGAACTGCGGACCAAAGGTGTCGACTCCACGCTGATCGACGTGGCCGTCTCGCAGCTCGACTCCGAACAGGAGGAGGCGACGGCGCGAGAGCTCGTCGCCCGCAAGCTGCGCTCCACCCGGGGCCTCGACCGTGACAAGAGGCTGCGCCGCCTCGCCGGCATGCTCGCCCGCAAGGGCTACTCCGAGGGCTTGGCCCTGCGCGTGGTCCGGCAGGCACTGGAGCAGGAGGGCGAGGACACGGAGCACCTCGGGGACGGCGGGTTCTGA
- the recA gene encoding recombinase RecA, with protein MAGTDREKALDAALAQIERQFGKGAVMRLGERPNEPIEVIPTGSTALDVALGVGGLPRGRVVEVYGPESSGKTTLTLHAVANAQKAGGQVAFIDAEHALDPEYAKKLGVDIDNLILSQPDNGEQALEIVDMLVRSGALDLIVIDSVAALVPRAEIEGEMGDSHVGLQARLMSQALRKITSALNQSKTTAIFINQLREKIGVMFGSPETTTGGRALKFYASVRLDIRRIETLKDGTDAVGNRTRVKVVKNKVAPPFKQAEFDILYGQGISREGGLIDMGVENGFVRKAGAWYTYEGDQLGQGKENARNFLKDNPDLANEIEKKIKEKLGVGVRPQDPAAEPGTDAAVSTPADDAVKTVPAPAAAKTAKTKAAAAKS; from the coding sequence ATGGCAGGAACCGACCGCGAGAAGGCCCTGGACGCCGCGCTCGCACAAATTGAACGGCAGTTCGGCAAGGGCGCCGTGATGCGTCTCGGTGAGCGGCCGAACGAGCCCATCGAGGTCATCCCCACCGGGTCGACCGCACTCGACGTCGCCCTCGGTGTCGGCGGCCTGCCGCGCGGCCGTGTGGTGGAGGTGTACGGCCCGGAGTCCTCCGGTAAGACGACACTGACGCTGCACGCGGTGGCGAACGCCCAGAAGGCCGGCGGCCAGGTGGCCTTCATCGACGCGGAGCACGCCCTCGACCCCGAGTACGCGAAGAAGCTCGGCGTCGACATCGACAACCTGATCCTGTCCCAGCCGGACAACGGCGAACAGGCCCTGGAGATCGTGGACATGCTGGTCCGCTCCGGTGCCCTGGACCTCATCGTCATCGACTCCGTCGCCGCGCTCGTCCCGCGGGCGGAGATCGAGGGCGAGATGGGCGACAGCCACGTCGGTCTGCAGGCCCGTCTGATGAGCCAGGCGCTGCGGAAGATCACCAGTGCGCTCAACCAGTCCAAGACCACGGCGATCTTCATCAACCAGCTCCGCGAGAAGATCGGCGTGATGTTCGGCTCCCCGGAGACCACCACCGGTGGCCGGGCGCTGAAGTTCTACGCCTCGGTCCGACTCGACATCCGCCGCATCGAGACGCTGAAGGACGGCACGGACGCGGTCGGCAACCGCACCCGCGTCAAGGTCGTCAAGAACAAGGTCGCCCCGCCCTTCAAGCAGGCCGAGTTCGACATCCTCTACGGGCAGGGCATCAGCCGCGAGGGCGGCCTGATCGACATGGGCGTGGAGAACGGCTTCGTCCGCAAGGCGGGCGCCTGGTACACGTACGAGGGCGACCAGCTCGGCCAGGGCAAGGAGAACGCGCGCAACTTCCTGAAGGACAACCCCGACCTGGCCAACGAGATCGAGAAGAAGATCAAGGAGAAGCTGGGCGTCGGCGTACGGCCCCAGGATCCGGCCGCGGAGCCGGGCACCGACGCCGCGGTCTCCACCCCCGCGGACGACGCCGTGAAGACGGTGCCGGCCCCGGCGGCGGCCAAGACGGCCAAGACCAAGGCCGCGGCGGCCAAGAGCTGA
- a CDS encoding AI-2E family transporter, whose protein sequence is MAPTDDAGQTAPPASPFGTTPPTRPPADGAAGPNARMPRWLPRAMVLALALIAVFQLGSWAFHQLTSLLINILIAFFLALAIEPAVSWMASRGMRRGLATGLVFLAVMIAAAGFVTLLGSMLAGQIIKIVEEFPNYLDSVINWINTHFHTELRRVDIQEGLLRSDWLRNYVRNSATGVLDVSTQVLGGLFQLLTITLFSFYFAADGPRLRRAVCSVLPPAKQVEVLRAWEIAVDKTGGYLYSRGLMALVSGVAHYILLQALGVPYAPVLAVWVGLVSQFIPTIGTYLAGALPMLIAFTVDPWYALWVLIFVVIYQQFENYVLQPKLTSKTVDIHPAVAFGSVIAGTALLGAVGALVAIPAVATLQAFLGAYVKRYEVTDDPRVHGHRRRASGPGPLARARRLWERRAGAQDAEAGSRPGPEDPEAGSRRGTEDPEDD, encoded by the coding sequence GTGGCACCCACTGACGACGCCGGGCAGACAGCCCCACCCGCATCCCCGTTCGGTACGACGCCGCCCACCCGGCCCCCGGCCGACGGCGCCGCCGGGCCCAACGCCCGCATGCCGCGCTGGCTGCCGCGCGCCATGGTGCTCGCGCTCGCCCTCATCGCCGTCTTCCAGCTGGGCAGTTGGGCCTTCCACCAGCTCACCAGCCTGCTGATCAACATCCTCATCGCGTTCTTCCTGGCCCTCGCCATCGAGCCCGCGGTGAGCTGGATGGCCTCGCGCGGCATGCGCCGGGGACTCGCCACCGGCCTCGTCTTCCTTGCTGTGATGATCGCTGCCGCGGGCTTCGTCACCCTGCTCGGCTCCATGCTCGCCGGCCAGATCATCAAGATCGTCGAGGAGTTCCCGAACTATCTCGACTCCGTCATCAATTGGATCAACACGCACTTTCACACCGAGCTGAGACGGGTCGACATCCAGGAGGGGCTGCTCCGCTCCGACTGGCTGCGCAACTACGTGCGGAACAGCGCCACCGGCGTCCTGGACGTGTCCACCCAGGTTCTCGGGGGGCTCTTCCAACTGTTGACCATCACGCTGTTCTCGTTCTACTTCGCCGCGGACGGTCCGCGGTTGCGCCGGGCGGTCTGCTCCGTCCTGCCGCCCGCGAAGCAGGTCGAGGTACTGCGCGCGTGGGAGATCGCCGTCGACAAGACCGGCGGTTACCTGTACTCGCGCGGCCTGATGGCGCTCGTCTCCGGAGTGGCGCACTACATCCTGCTGCAGGCCCTGGGTGTGCCCTACGCGCCCGTGCTCGCCGTCTGGGTGGGTCTGGTCTCCCAGTTCATCCCGACCATCGGCACGTATCTCGCGGGCGCCCTGCCCATGCTGATCGCCTTCACCGTCGACCCCTGGTACGCGCTCTGGGTGCTGATCTTCGTCGTGATCTACCAGCAGTTCGAGAACTACGTGCTGCAGCCCAAGCTCACCTCGAAGACCGTCGACATCCACCCCGCGGTCGCCTTCGGCTCGGTCATCGCGGGCACCGCCCTCCTCGGCGCGGTGGGCGCGCTGGTCGCCATCCCGGCGGTCGCCACGCTGCAGGCGTTCCTCGGGGCTTACGTGAAGCGGTACGAGGTCACCGACGATCCCCGCGTCCACGGACACCGCAGACGCGCGTCAGGTCCCGGCCCGCTCGCCCGCGCGCGACGGCTGTGGGAACGCAGAGCGGGGGCGCAGGACGCCGAAGCGGGCTCCCGGCCCGGGCCGGAGGACCCGGAGGCGGGCTCCCGGCGCGGGACCGAGGACCCCGAGGACGACTGA
- a CDS encoding DUF3046 domain-containing protein yields MRLTVFWQRMAEHFGPGYADTFARDHVMTDLGGRTVHEALDAGWEAKDVWRVVCAAMNVPGEKR; encoded by the coding sequence ATGCGGTTGACGGTCTTCTGGCAGCGGATGGCGGAGCACTTCGGTCCGGGGTACGCCGACACCTTCGCGCGCGACCACGTGATGACGGATCTGGGCGGGCGCACGGTGCACGAGGCGTTGGACGCCGGCTGGGAGGCCAAGGACGTGTGGCGGGTGGTCTGCGCGGCCATGAACGTTCCGGGTGAAAAGCGCTGA
- a CDS encoding AzlD domain-containing protein, whose translation MNTWIAIGATALGCYAVKLAGLLVPAGALERPLVRRLAALLPVALLAALTAQQTFADGRTLVLDARAAGLAAAAVALLLRAPFLVVVAAAVAVTAGLRALTG comes from the coding sequence TTGAACACCTGGATCGCCATCGGCGCGACCGCCCTCGGTTGCTACGCCGTCAAACTCGCCGGACTGCTCGTGCCCGCGGGTGCCCTCGAGCGGCCTCTCGTCAGACGGCTCGCCGCGCTGCTGCCCGTCGCCCTGCTCGCCGCACTCACGGCCCAGCAGACCTTCGCCGACGGCCGGACACTGGTGCTCGACGCACGGGCCGCGGGGCTCGCCGCGGCGGCCGTGGCGCTGCTGCTGCGTGCCCCCTTCCTGGTCGTCGTCGCGGCCGCGGTGGCGGTCACAGCCGGCCTGCGGGCCCTCACGGGCTGA
- a CDS encoding AzlC family ABC transporter permease — MAEQTALADARADDGGRPDAAVVRDALGVGVAVGLSGFAFGVTSAGSGLTLLQTCALSLLVFTGASQFALVGALAAGGSPLTAAAGAFFLGVRNAFYGLRLSQLLALPRAVRPFAAQWVIDETTAVALAQPDRRGTRIGFAVTGLSLYVLWNLTTLLGALGAEAIGDTATWGLDAAGPAVFLALLAPMLKTVTERAVAGLAVVLGLGLLPVLPAGVPVLVAALAAPAVLWAQGRRASGTRTSSGDASDGGQREPHHGQPDEHREQQQDVPEAEHAEDVKDVDEMDGVDGADHRDHVDHADDAQGEDR; from the coding sequence GTGGCAGAACAGACAGCTCTCGCAGACGCACGCGCCGACGACGGAGGACGACCGGACGCGGCCGTCGTACGCGACGCCCTCGGAGTCGGAGTCGCCGTAGGGCTGTCCGGGTTCGCCTTCGGGGTGACCTCGGCGGGCAGCGGGCTCACGCTGCTGCAGACCTGCGCGCTCAGCCTCCTGGTGTTCACCGGCGCCTCCCAGTTCGCCCTGGTGGGAGCGCTCGCGGCCGGCGGCAGTCCGCTCACGGCGGCCGCGGGCGCCTTCTTCCTGGGCGTGCGCAACGCCTTCTACGGGCTGCGCCTGTCACAGTTGCTGGCCCTCCCGCGCGCGGTGCGCCCGTTCGCCGCCCAGTGGGTCATCGACGAGACGACGGCGGTCGCGCTGGCACAGCCCGACCGGCGTGGCACGCGGATCGGGTTCGCCGTGACGGGACTCAGCCTGTACGTGCTGTGGAACCTCACCACGCTGCTCGGTGCCCTGGGCGCCGAAGCCATCGGGGACACGGCCACATGGGGTCTGGACGCGGCCGGGCCCGCCGTCTTCCTGGCACTGCTCGCGCCGATGCTGAAAACCGTCACCGAGCGGGCTGTCGCCGGCCTCGCCGTTGTGCTGGGGCTCGGTCTGCTGCCCGTCCTGCCCGCAGGAGTGCCCGTCCTGGTGGCCGCTCTCGCGGCACCGGCCGTCCTGTGGGCCCAGGGTCGCCGGGCGAGCGGGACACGGACATCGTCCGGCGACGCCTCCGACGGAGGGCAGCGAGAACCACACCACGGGCAACCGGACGAACACCGGGAACAACAGCAGGACGTGCCGGAGGCGGAGCACGCGGAAGACGTGAAGGACGTGGACGAGATGGACGGCGTGGACGGCGCGGACCACAGGGATCACGTCGACCACGCGGACGACGCACAGGGGGAAGACCGTTGA
- a CDS encoding AraC family transcriptional regulator, which translates to MTGLGTERARHWQYAELPGVDLLRARYVRKTFVRHTHENFVIAAIADGVEVFHHRGADQYAGAGALALVNPDTPHTGRAGVPEGWRYGAVYPSPEVVAEIAAETTAIRGTPGFVRPVLDDPYTVRLVHQVLRAADEGNALAADTLLRIAVTRLLRLNGGPLPRRDVRTSGARTAARARAVLEERMAAPPALETLAADLGTGPFALLRAFRDAYGMPPHAWLTDARVRRARRLLDAGTTPAEAAVTVGFTDQPHLNRHFSRIVGVPPGSYQRERKNVQDARGRLLLPSDEWQNRQLSQTHAPTTEDDRTRPSYATPSESESP; encoded by the coding sequence ATGACGGGGTTGGGCACGGAGCGGGCGCGGCACTGGCAGTACGCGGAGCTGCCCGGTGTCGATCTGCTGCGGGCCCGGTACGTCCGCAAGACGTTCGTGCGTCACACGCACGAGAACTTCGTGATCGCCGCCATCGCCGACGGTGTCGAGGTCTTCCACCACCGGGGCGCCGACCAGTACGCCGGGGCGGGAGCGCTCGCACTCGTCAACCCGGACACTCCGCACACGGGCCGGGCCGGTGTGCCCGAGGGCTGGCGGTACGGAGCCGTGTACCCCTCGCCGGAGGTGGTGGCCGAGATCGCGGCCGAGACCACCGCGATCCGGGGCACCCCGGGATTCGTCCGGCCGGTACTCGACGATCCGTACACGGTGCGTCTGGTGCACCAGGTGCTGCGGGCCGCCGACGAGGGCAACGCCCTGGCGGCCGACACGCTCCTGCGGATAGCCGTGACCAGGCTGCTCCGACTCAACGGCGGCCCTCTTCCCCGCCGGGACGTACGGACCTCCGGGGCCCGGACGGCGGCACGCGCGCGTGCCGTACTGGAGGAGCGGATGGCCGCGCCGCCTGCCCTGGAGACGCTCGCCGCCGATCTGGGGACAGGACCGTTCGCCCTGTTGCGGGCCTTCCGGGACGCGTACGGCATGCCACCACACGCCTGGCTGACGGATGCCCGGGTACGGCGGGCGAGGCGGCTGCTGGACGCGGGGACGACGCCGGCGGAGGCCGCCGTCACCGTGGGGTTCACCGACCAGCCGCACCTCAACCGCCACTTCTCCCGGATCGTCGGCGTGCCTCCGGGGTCCTATCAGCGCGAGCGCAAGAACGTACAAGACGCGCGCGGCCGACTCCTCCTACCGTCGGACGAGTGGCAGAACAGACAGCTCTCGCAGACGCACGCGCCGACGACGGAGGACGACCGGACGCGGCCGTCGTACGCGACGCCCTCGGAGTCGGAGTCGCCGTAG